The segment TCATCGCGAAGTGAGCCGCAACATCCCCCGCGGGCATTTCATCGCGCCAGACGATGCGCAGGATCTCCCGCCGTGTCGGATCGCCGATCGCCTTCAACACGTTGTCCACGATTTCAGTGTAAGTCGGTGCTTACGTAAGTGTCAAGTGACAGATGGCCGCTTCTAACCGCGCACCAACTCGACGATCCACTGCCGGTGCTCCAGGTAGTGACGGTACGTATCCCCGGCCGCCTTCTCCAACACGGTGCGTCCGGAAGGGTCGCCCTCCCAGTGCGTCTGCGCGAACACGCCAGGCGCAAGCTGACTGAGGAATGCGACGATCGCCGCATGCGCCGATCGGTATTCCGCGAGAGCATCGCCGAGCGGCAGGCCGCGCATGCGGTGGTACAGCAGGTTGTTCAGCTCGTCGAGCCCGGCAGCCTCGTACCGCTCGCGATCTATGCCGACGATCTCGTGATCGGACCCGTCGCTGAGGTGCGCCACGATCATCCGCTCCCATGAGGCGATGTGCGACAGGTGGTCGGC is part of the Dehalococcoidia bacterium genome and harbors:
- a CDS encoding ClbS/DfsB family four-helix bundle protein — protein: MSDETALSALEQMALPRTKEELLARIPPARAALDEVVAALTEDELADLRDGAGWSTADHLSHIASWERMIVAHLSDGSDHEIVGIDRERYEAAGLDELNNLLYHRMRGLPLGDALAEYRSAHAAIVAFLSQLAPGVFAQTHWEGDPSGRTVLEKAAGDTYRHYLEHRQWIVELVRG